Proteins from a single region of Gambusia affinis linkage group LG12, SWU_Gaff_1.0, whole genome shotgun sequence:
- the LOC122841630 gene encoding tripartite motif-containing protein 16-like: MAQQENQPDRLKFSCSICLDLLKDPVTSSCGHSYCMNCIETFWDGEDQKGIHSCPQCRKTFVPRPVLEKNIMLADLIEELKKTGLQAAPADHRYAGPEDVACDFCTGRKQKAIKSCLVCLASYCEKHLQPHYDVAPLKKHKLVEPSKNLQENICSKHDEVMKMFCRTDQKRICYLCSVDEHKGHNTVSAAAERAERQRELEVKQKKIQHLIQDREKDVKLLQQEVEAINHSADKTVEDSEKIFTELIRLLQKRSSDVKQQIRSQQETEVSRVKDVQEKLEQEITELKRKDAELEQLSHTEDHNQFLLNYPSLPALSESTHSSSINIRPLRHFEDVTAAVSELREKLQDVLRDSWTNISLMVTGVDVLLAEPEPKSRDGFLRYSCAITMDPNIAHTRLKLSEGNKKVTWMDQPQSYSSHPDRFGDLFQVLSKESLTGCCYWEVEKTETGVHLAVACKNISRTGMESRFGCNDKSWALYCHQNAYYFWHNSISTFISGPVSSRVGVFLNHRAGILSFYSVSESMTLLHRVQTSFTQPLLVGLRFFNCSETAEFCKLT, encoded by the coding sequence ATGGCACAGCAAGAAAATCAGCCTGACCGACTAAAATTCTCCTGTTCGATCTGTCTGGATCTACTGAAGGACCCAGTGACTTCTTCCTGTGGACACAGCTACTGCATGAACTGTATTGAAACTTTCTGGGACGGAGAGGATCAGAAAGGAATCCACAGCTGCCCTCAGTGCAGAAAAACCTTCGTACCAAGGCCTGTGCTGGAGAAAAATATCATGCTAGCTGATTTAATAGAAGAACTGAAGAAGACTGGACTCCAAGCTGCTCCTGCTGATCACCGCTatgctggacctgaagatgtggCCTGTGATTTTTgtactggaagaaaacagaaagccaTCAAGTCCTGTTTAGTCTGTCTGGCCTCTTACTGTGAGAAACACCTTCAGCCTCATTATGATGTGGCTcctttaaagaaacacaagctggtggAGCCGTCCAAGAACCtccaggagaacatctgctctaagcatgatgaggtgatgaagatgttcTGCCGCACTGATCAGAAGCGTATCTGTTATCTCTGCTCTGTGGATGAACATAAAGGCCACAACACAgtgtcagctgcagcagaaagagctgagaggcagagagagctggaggtgaaacaaaagaaaattcaacacTTGATtcaggacagagagaaagatgtgaagctgcttcaacaggaggtggaggccatcaatcactctgctgataaaacagtggaggacagtgagaagatcttcactgagctgatccgtctcctccagaaaagaagctctgatgtgaagcagcagatcagatcccagcaggaaactgaagtgagtcgagtcaaagatgttcaggagaagctggagcaggagatcactgagctgaagaggaaagacgctgagctggagcagctctcacacacagaggatcacaaccagtttctcctcaactacccctcactgccagcactcagtgagtctacacactcatccagcatcaacatccgtcctctgagacactttgaggacgtgacagcagctgtgtcagagctcagagagaaactacaggacgtcctgagagactcatggacaaacatctcactgatggTCACTGGGGTGGATGTTCTActggcagaaccagaaccaaagagcagagaTGGATTCTTAAGATATTCATGTGCAATCACAATGGATCCAAACATAGCACATACACGGCTGAAACTATCAGAGGGGAACAAGAAGGTGACTTGGATGGATCAACCTCAGTCTTATTCCAGTCATCCAGACAGATTCGGTGACTTGTTTCAGGTTCTGAGTAAAGAGAGTCTGACTGGATGTTGTTACTGGGAGGTTGAGAAAACAGAGACGGGGGTTCATTTAGCAGTCGCATGCAAGAATATCAGCAGAACTGGGATGGAAAGTAGATTTGGATGTAATGATAAATCCTGGGCTCTATATTGTCATCAAAATGCTTATTATTTTTGGCACAACAGCATCTCAACCTTCAtctcaggtccagtttcctccagagtgGGAGTGTTCCTGAATCACAGAGCAGGtattctgtccttctacagcgTCTCTGAATCCATGACTCTGCtgcacagagtccagaccagcTTCACTCAGCCGCTGCTGGTTGGACTTCGATTTTTCAACTGTAGTGAAACTGCTGAATTTTGTAAACTAACATAG